From Ostrinia nubilalis chromosome 9, ilOstNubi1.1, whole genome shotgun sequence, one genomic window encodes:
- the LOC135074846 gene encoding craniofacial development protein 2-like has translation MGDFNAKLGMRSDDELRVGQFGCGQRNPRGQRLAEFLEKEDLFAMNSFFQKPPHRKWTWMSPDGSTKNEIDFIMTTKRRIFSDVSVINRAIRSIDNYGNDMSTTRVPDATAAAHFVKPGDELHCSRGHGGANAGQRSRVEK, from the exons atgggggacttcaacgcgaagctgggcatgcgaagtgatgatgagctgagagtggggcaatttggatgtGGGCAACGGAACCCCAGGGGGCAGAGGCTGGCCGAATTTCTGGAGAAGGAAGACCTCTTtgcgatgaactccttcttccagAAGCCGCCTCATAGGAAGTGGACATGGATGAGTCCCGATGGTTCTACGAAAAAtgagattgacttcatcatgaccacaaagcgacgaatatttagtgatgtctccgtgatcaacagg GCTATCCGTTCCATCGACAATTACGGCAACGACATGTCCACCACGCGAGTGCCAGACGCCACCGCTGCAGCCCATTTCGTCAAGCCAGGCGACGAACTCCACTGCAGTCGAGGTCACGGCGGAGCCAACGCGGGCCAGCGGTCGCGAGTCGAGAAATGA